AGTTCGATTAATGATCTGATATAACTCATTATCATTCATTAACTGGTCAAAGAGCTGGCTATCATCTTCTTCTACACCAGGGCTTAACATAATGTGTCTATATCGAAGTCTAGGCATATCAGGGGCTTTAACCTTGATACCTAGCTGCTCTTCATAGGCATCCATTATCTTCTCTGGATCAAAACCTTTAAAGAGATCTTTTCTACTCTGCTCTTCTGTCTTAGGGACTAGTGGCAGCTCAGAAAGGGTCTCACTAAAAATAAAGTCTTTTCTATCTTTTAACTTCATAGAGCTTGTTGATTCTGTAAGGCAGCTTGAAGTGCTTTGGTGGCTTCTATATATTGCTGGCGCTCCTTCATCTTCTTCAATATCTTCTCGTTAGAGTTCTCATTAGCCTTATAACCAGCATATATACCAGCGCCACCTAATGCTCCTGTACCTATCGAAACAAGTCCACCTAAATTAAGTAGACCTGGTGTAGCTTTCGCTAAACCTGCTAAAGCAGCAGAAGCTCCAGCTGTTTTAATATTAGCATTGTTTTTCAACGCTACTTCTAAATCTTCAATAGTATGGCCAGTTTTCTCTAATTCTTGGGCAAACGCCATCTTAATTTGTTCAGGTAAAATTT
This Gammaproteobacteria bacterium DNA region includes the following protein-coding sequences:
- a CDS encoding hypothetical protein (Evidence 5 : Unknown function) — encoded protein: MKLKDRKDFIFSETLSELPLVPKTEEQSRKDLFKGFDPEKIMDAYEEQLGIKVKAPDMPRLRYRHIMLSPGVEEDDSQLFDQLMNDNELYQIINRTSYWTPRGEFKLFLEYTENLDVKKDREKQKEKTNE
- a CDS encoding conserved hypothetical protein (Evidence 4 : Unknown function but conserved in other organisms), with the translated sequence MKILPEQIKMAFAQELEKTGHTIEDLEVALKNNANIKTAGASAALAGLAKATPGLLNLGGLVSIGTGALGGAGIYAGYKANENSNEKILKKMKERQQYIEATKALQAALQNQQAL